The proteins below are encoded in one region of Panulirus ornatus isolate Po-2019 chromosome 31, ASM3632096v1, whole genome shotgun sequence:
- the LOC139758760 gene encoding NFU1 iron-sulfur cluster scaffold homolog, mitochondrial-like translates to MAGRLMFLPRTGKTFLRICCPSASVFPTNVCMVPNTNAIASPCGFRQLLVGKRSFYHAPIRSMFIKVQETPNPNSLKFLPGVQVLESGTANFANNSAAENSPLAKLLFRIEGVRGVFLSTDFITITKDDEEAEWRTIKPEAFAVIMDFLTSGLPVIHEVNQAESEHAGCDDDDETVAMIKELLDTRIRPTVQEDGGDILFRGFNDGIVYLKMMGSCTGCPSSVVTLKNGVQNMLQFYIPEVVEVVEVKDVEDSLVENEFKKFEEHLGSKQTKED, encoded by the exons ATGGCCGGAAGGTTAATGTTTCTCCCACGGACTGGCAAAACTTTCCTTCGTATTTGCTGCCCAAG TGCATCTGTGTTCCCtaccaatgtatgtatggtacccAACACTAATGCTATAGCCTCACCATGTGGATTCAGACAACTGTTGGTTGGCAAGAGGAGCTTCTATCATGCTCCCATACGATCAATGTTCATCAAGGTTCaggaaacacctaatccaaaTTCTCTCAAATTCTTACCAGGAGTCCAG GTGCTGGAGTCTGGAACTGCTAACTTTGCCAACAACAGTGCAGCTGAGAATTCTCCGTTAGCTAAATTGCTGTTCAGGATTGAGGGGGTTCGTGGGGTTTTTCTGTCAACTGACTTTATAACCATTACAAAG GATGATGAGGAAGCAGAATGGCGAACTATTAAACCAGAAGCCTTTGCTGTCATCATGGACTTCCTAACCTCTGGACTGCCCGTGATTCATGAAGTTAATCAGGCAGAGAGTGAACATG CtggatgtgatgatgacgatgagacAGTTGCAATGATCAAAGAATTGCTTGACACACGCATTCGTCCCACTGTCCAGGAAGATGGTGGAGACATTCTTTTCAGGGGATTTAATGATGGCATTGTTTACCTAAAG ATGATGGGTTCTTGTACTGGCTGTCCCTCCTCTGTTGTCACTTTAAAGAATGGTGTTCAAAATATGCTACAGTTCTACATTCCAGAG GTTGTTGAAGTGGTTGAAGTGAAAGATGTGGAAGACAGTCTGGTTGAGAATGAATTTAAGAAGTTTGAGGAACACCTTGGatcaaaacagacaaaagaagacTAA